CTTCAGCTGCTGCAGTAATCCCCTTTCACAAAAAATAAATCCTTTACAGAAACCCGGTCGCAAGGCCGGGTTTTTTTGACATTGTATTGACAACAGAAGGACCACCAGTTAAGTTCCATCTCATGAGAATAAAAATTCCTGAAGAAGTACGAACAATCTCCTCTGTTATTAAAAGAGCCGGCTTTCGAAGTTACCTGGTGGGCGGGGCCGTGAGAGATCAACTTCTAGGTCTCTCTGCCAAGGATTATGACCTGTGCACAGATGCCCGCCCGGAAGAAATAATGTCATTATTTCGAAAAGTCATCCCTACAGGAATTAAACATGGAACAGTCACGATACTACTCAATAAACAGTCTTATGAAATAACAACATTCAGAATTGATGGAATTTATAGTGATGGCCGGAGACCGGATAAAATTGCCTTCACCGATGATTTGACAGAAGACCTTAAACGCAGGGATTTTACAATCAACTCCATTGCCTATGATGTACTGGAGAATAAATTATATGATCCCAATGGTGGTGAAGCTGATTTAAAGGCCGGTATTATCAGAGCCATTGGTATTCCTGAGGAAAGGTTCAGGGAAGATGGACTGAGGTCCATCAGAGCCTGCCGTTTTGCTTCACAGTTGAATTTCAAGATCGAAGATGAGACGATCCATGGAATCAGAAACTGCCTTTATAACATTAAGGATCTCTCTGCCGAAAGAATTTATGAAGAGTTTTTAAAAATCATGAAAACTGAAAGACCTTCCCTATCGTTTCATCTCTTTCAAAAGACTGGGATATTGTCTCTGATTTTACCTGAGTTGAGTCTTTGTGCCGGTGTGACCCAAAAAGGATCCCATGATTTTGATGTCTTTGAACACCTGCTAAGAAGCTGTGACGCGGCTCCTGCTGATAATTCTGATGTTCGTTTTGCTGCCTTGTTCCATGATCTGGGAAAGCCTGCTGTCAAATGTCTTGGAGAAGATGGAATTGTAACTTTCTATAATCATGAAAATGAGTCGGTCAGAATTGCAGAGGGAATCATGAATCGCTATCGTTTCCCCAAAAACAAGATGACCCGGATACAACAGTTGATACAAAATCATATGTTTCATTATACGGATGAATGGACAGATGCTGCGGTCAGACGTTTTATACGTAAAATAGAACTGTCATATCTGGAAGATCAGTATTTGCTCCGGCAGGCTGATATTGAGGGTATGAGTTCCGATCCAATCCCTGAGAACTACTATGGTCTAAGAGATTTGAAACTCCGTGTAGGAGATATACTTCAGGAAGGAAATGCTTTTACAGTTAGAGATTTGGCTGTGAATGGAAAAGATATCATTACCAGTACAGGCTTTCCAGGAGGTCCCAAGGTGGGCATCATACTGGATTTTTTATTGGAATCTGTGCTGGATGATCCCCGGCAGAATAACAGAGAGAAACTGCTTGAAATAGCTGAAAGATATTCAGCCACACTGGATTGACAATGTTGAAACCTACTCATCGGGATTGAGTGTCAGATATGCCTCTTCTGCGGCCTTCTGTTCGGCTTCTTTTTTGTTTTTGCCTTTTCCGGGGCCATAAATTGAATCATTTATATTGACTTCAATCCAGAAGGTTTTGTTATGATCTGGTCCTGAATTTTTTATAACAGTATAGCGGGGATAAATTTTGTAG
This is a stretch of genomic DNA from Oceanispirochaeta sp.. It encodes these proteins:
- a CDS encoding CCA tRNA nucleotidyltransferase; this encodes MRIKIPEEVRTISSVIKRAGFRSYLVGGAVRDQLLGLSAKDYDLCTDARPEEIMSLFRKVIPTGIKHGTVTILLNKQSYEITTFRIDGIYSDGRRPDKIAFTDDLTEDLKRRDFTINSIAYDVLENKLYDPNGGEADLKAGIIRAIGIPEERFREDGLRSIRACRFASQLNFKIEDETIHGIRNCLYNIKDLSAERIYEEFLKIMKTERPSLSFHLFQKTGILSLILPELSLCAGVTQKGSHDFDVFEHLLRSCDAAPADNSDVRFAALFHDLGKPAVKCLGEDGIVTFYNHENESVRIAEGIMNRYRFPKNKMTRIQQLIQNHMFHYTDEWTDAAVRRFIRKIELSYLEDQYLLRQADIEGMSSDPIPENYYGLRDLKLRVGDILQEGNAFTVRDLAVNGKDIITSTGFPGGPKVGIILDFLLESVLDDPRQNNREKLLEIAERYSATLD